The nucleotide window GACTTTGTGATCCTCGTTATGAAAATCAACGTCCCTACGCCGTGATCCAACTGCGCCAAGAAGATAAAGCCGGTCAATTATGGAATATGGTAGGGTTTCAAACTAATCTTAAATGGGGAGAACAAAAACGGGTTTTCCGGCTGATTCCTGGCTTAGAAGAGGCAGAATTTGTCAGAATGGGAGTGATGCACCGTAATACTTTTATTAATTCTCCTCAGTTACTCTATCCCTCTCTACAGTTTAAATCTAGACCGACTCTGTTTGCTGCGGGTCAATTAGTGGGCACAGAAGGCTATACGGCGGCGACGGCAGGAGGATGGTTAGCCGGAACTAATGCGGCTCGGTTGGTGTTAGGATTAGACCTGGTGACGATCCCCGTAACTACAATGATGGGGTCTCTATTCGAGTTTATCAGTTCTGCTTCTCCGAAACATTTTCAACCTATGCCCCCCAATTTTGGCATCTTGCCCCAATTATCCTCTCGTGTTAAAAATAAACGGGAGCGATATGGCAAATACCGCGATCGCGCTTTAGAAGACCTCGATGCTTGGCGGAGTGAGTTAAAACTTCCTTCTTTAGTGGGGACTTGATTAAGTGTTGTCGGCTTAAGGATATAATTAAACAGATATTTTAAGAAAAGATAATCATGAAAGATCTGTTTCTTAAGTGGCTCAATCGGTTTTTAGTGTTTGATGTTTTTCTGGTTATTTTTGGGTTTTTTTGGTTTGCGATCGCAGTGGTTGGTCGTTCCCTAGGGCTTGACTTAGGGTTCGATTTGTGGTACAAGCTCTGGCAACCGTTATTTAATCCGGCCATTGGAATTTTGTTTTTAGGGGCGTTTGTCAGTTGGGGTGTGAATAAGATTAGTGAGAGGTTTAAGGCGAATTAAAAGATTCTTTTGATAATTATCCGCAGATAAACGCGGATAAACGCGGATGAGATATTGATAAAAGTTTTAAAACTCATCCGAAAAAAGAGACTCTAAATCACGGTATCCACTAACAACCCGTAACACATAAATTCCCTCATCAATAGGATAATAAAAAATAATGTAATCATTTACAATAAACCCTCTCAAATTAGACATGAACTTATCATAGCTTTTTCCTATATTCGGAAAATTAGCCACCAATTTACACTTTTTGCGAATCTCATCAAAAAGACGACTTGCCGCTTTAGGATTACCCTCTGCAATATAATTGCAAATTTCATCTAAATCTTTAATAGCTTGGTCAGAAAAAGAATAATAACTCATTCTTCTAACCCAAATTCAGACCTTAATCTTTCTTGTAAACGCTCAAAAACTAACTCTCCATCGGTAACTTTTCCTTGCTTAACATCTTCCAATCCCATCGCTATTTTTTCTTTTAATTCTTCTAAGCGTTTCAGATCATTTTCTTGATTAATAATTTCAAGAATTGTCAATGCTTCCTTAATAACCTGCTGAACATTTTGATACTTACCCCTAGCAATTTGGGATTGAATAAATTTTTCTTGTTCAGGACTTAGGATAATATTCATGGGTTAAATAACCTCCTTATCAGGAATTTAATAACTGAGACACACTATCACTGATTCTATCCTTAAGATAGATGATCATCAACTAGCTTAACCCTTCCAATAACTGACGTACACTATTACTAATTCTATCC belongs to Gloeothece citriformis PCC 7424 and includes:
- a CDS encoding type II toxin-antitoxin system RelE/ParE family toxin, whose translation is MSYYSFSDQAIKDLDEICNYIAEGNPKAASRLFDEIRKKCKLVANFPNIGKSYDKFMSNLRGFIVNDYIIFYYPIDEGIYVLRVVSGYRDLESLFSDEF
- a CDS encoding type II toxin-antitoxin system ParD family antitoxin, which produces MNIILSPEQEKFIQSQIARGKYQNVQQVIKEALTILEIINQENDLKRLEELKEKIAMGLEDVKQGKVTDGELVFERLQERLRSEFGLEE